A window from Triticum aestivum cultivar Chinese Spring chromosome 6D, IWGSC CS RefSeq v2.1, whole genome shotgun sequence encodes these proteins:
- the LOC123140742 gene encoding RING-H2 finger protein ATL79, with the protein MATPEHAHAGRGNATATAIATNRWGPYSGAGDFAGNMAIILASLLAALALALALHAGVRCLLRRRRQRQRQGRGVDGAAEGDPEKPAVAEPAPPPPLPPLLVYSASGTRLAGAAAHECAICLAEFAEGDAVRAMPACGHGFHARCIERWLAVPTSAAGSRRPSCPTCRAPAAPP; encoded by the coding sequence ATGGCGACGCCGGAGCACGCGCACGCGGGCCGGGGCAACGCGACGGCCACCGCCATCGCGACCAACAGGTGGGGGCCCTACTCGGGCGCGGGCGACTTCGCGGGCAACATGGCCATCATCCTCGCGTCCCTGCTCGCCGCGCTCGCGCTCGCCCTCGCGCTCCACGCCGGCGTCAGgtgcctgctccgccgccgccggcaacgGCAGCGGCAGGGGCGGGGCGTCGACGGCGCGGCTGAAGGAGACCCGGAGAAGCCGGCCGTGgcggagcccgcgccgccgcccccgctgccgccgctgctggtgTACTCGGCGTCCGGGACGCGGCTGGCGGGCGCGGCCGCGCACGAGTGCGCCATCTGCCTGGCCGAGTTCGCGGAGGGCGACGCCGTGCGCGCCATGCCGGCGTGCGGCCACGGCTTCCACGCGCGCTGCATCGAGCGCTGGCTCGCCGTCCCCACCTCCGCCGCAGGGTCACGCCGCCCCTCCTGCCCCACCTGCCGCGCGCCGGCCGCGCCGCCCTGA
- the LOC123140744 gene encoding uncharacterized protein isoform X1 produces MAAISKVLEDDDLLSEILIRTIFTTTLLNSALVCTRWLAHASNRAFLHRFREIHPPRLLGFYINKGQNTPHFIPILPQPRELTAVIRRSTSSLGSYQRVPSVPTYILGCRNSNVLIRQHDKIGTTFAVQNVVCPERGMDILPPFPRPQSPYLFDGTAYSRIMSKEEGNALSYLYVLMHQTTDGKHRVYIYILKHGIWRMNHSLIIQQPPRPWSVLKSVLSNNKIYVPAGWSNIIVLDLAASSFSIIELPEGMEYGERNTILSQADDVAGVYLIHVKKFQLRIWLHNGYTWLLMDTIYLREMCADLSMADDNASLLINQAGDNAEFVFLDRGQCTFLLDIKRRTMHKVYEKEDGDKFFCEIHPLMMIWPPVFPALKDDPTRNAMLRLKIKDIDGH; encoded by the exons ATGGCGGCGATATCCAAGGTGCTCGAGGACGACGACCTCCTCAGTGAGATCCTCATCCGCACCATCTTCACCACCACCCTTCTCAACTCCGCCCTCGTATGCACACGTTGGCTCGCCCATGCCTCCAACCGCGCCTTCCTCCATCGATTTCGTGAGATCCACCCGCCCCGCCTTcttggcttctacatcaacaaagGTCAGAACACCCCGCACTTCATCCCAATATTGCCTCAGCCCCGTGAACTCACTGCTGTCATCCGTCGCTCAACCTCTAGCTTGGGCTCCTATCAGAGAGTACCGTCGGTACCAACCTACATCCTTGGTTGCCGGAATAGCAACGTCCTCATTAGGCAGCATGATAAAATTGGAACCACGTTTGCAGTGCAAAACGTGGTGTGTCCTGAGAGAGGCATGGACATCCTCCCACCATTTCCACGCCCCCAATCTCCGTACttatttgacggtactgcttactCTAGAATCATGTCCAAAGAAGAGGGCAATGCCTTGTCTTACTTGTATGTGTTGATGCACCAAACAACGGATGGAAAACATAGGGTATACATATATATCTTGAAACATGGCATATGGCGCATGAATCATAGCTTGATCATACAGCAGCCCCCTCGTCCATGGTCAGTACTTAAATCTGTGTTGTCCAACAATAAAATCTACGTGCCAGCTGGCTGGAGCAACATTATTGTCTTGGATTTGGCGGCCTCGAGTTTCTCCATAATTGAGCTCCCAGAAGGGATGGAGTATGGTGAGAGAAACACCATATTGTCACAGGCTGATGATGTTGCTGGTGTATATCTTATCCATGTCAAGAAGTTTCAACTTCGCATCTGGCTCCACAATGGGTACACATGGTTGCTGATGGACACCATTTATTTGCGTGAGATGTGTGCTGATTTGAGTATGGCAGATGACAATGCTTCTCTCCTGATAAACCAGGCAGGAGACAATGCCGAGTTTGTGTTCTTGGACAGGGGTCAATGCACATTCCTCTTGGACATCAAGCGCAGAACAATGCATAAGGTGTATGAGAAGGAAGACGGTGATAAATTTTTCTGTGAAATCCATCCTCTTATGATGATTTGGCCTCCCGTATTTCCTGCACTCAAGGATGATCCTACAAG AAATGCCATGCTCAGGCTAAAGATCAAGGATATAGATGGACACTAG
- the LOC123140743 gene encoding uncharacterized protein encodes MAAISKVLEDDDLLSEILLRTVFTTTLLNSALVCTRWLAHASDRAFLHRFREIHPPRLLGFYINKGQNTPHFIPILPQPRELTAVIRRATSSLGTYQRVPSVPTYILGCRNGNVLIRQHDKIGTTFAVHNVVCPERGMDILPPFPRPQSPYLFDGTAYSRIMSKEEGDALSYLYVLMHQTTDGKHRVYIYILKHGIWRMNHSLIIQQPPRPWSVLKSVLSNNKIYVPAGWSNIIVLDLAASSFSIIELPEGMEYGERNTILSQVDDVAGVYLIHVKNFQLRIWLHNGYTWLLMDTIYLREMCADLSMADGNASLLINQAGDNAEFVFLDMGRCTFLLDIKRRTMHKVYEKEDGDKFFCEIHPLMMIWPPVFPALKNDPTRNAMLRLKIKDMDGH; translated from the exons ATGGCGGCGATATCCAAGGTGCTCGAGGACGACGACCTCCTCAGTGAGATCCTCCTCCGCACCGTCTTCACCACCACCCTTCTCAACTCCGCCCTCGTATGCACACGTTGGCTCGCCCATGCCTCCGACCGCGCCTTCCTCCATCGATTTCGTGAGATCCACCCGCCCCGCCTTcttggcttctacatcaacaaagGTCAGAACACCCCGCACTTCATCCCGATATTGCCTCAGCCCCGTGAACTCACTGCTGTCATCCGTCGCGCAACCTCTAGCTTGGGCACCTATCAGAGAGTACCGTCGGTACCAACCTACATccttggttgccggaatggcaacgTCCTCATTAGGCAGCATGATAAAATTGGAACCACGTTTGCAGTGCACAACGTGGTGTGTCCTGAGAGAGGCATGGACATCCTCCCACCGTTTCCACGCCCCCAATCTCCGTACttatttgacggtactgcttactCTAGAATCATGTCCAAAGAAGAGGGTGATGCCTTGTCTTACTTGTATGTGTTGATGCACCAAACAACGGATGGAAAACATAGGGTATACATATATATCTTGAAACATGGCATATGGCGCATGAATCATAGCTTAATCATACAGCAGCCCCCTCGTCCATGGTCAGTACTTAAATCTGTGTTGTCCAACAATAAAATCTATGTGCCAGCTGGCTGGAGCAACATTATTGTCTTGGATTTGGCGGCCTCAAGTTTCTCCATAATTGAGCTCCCAGAAGGGATGGAGTATGGTGAGAGAAACACCATATTGTCACAGGTCGATGATGTTGCTGGTGTATATCTTATCCATGTCAAGAATTTTCAACTTCGCATCTGGCTCCATAATGGGTACACATGGTTGCTGATGGACACCATTTATTTGCGTGAGATGTGTGCTGATTTGAGTATGGCAGATGGCAATGCTTCTCTCCTGATAAACCAGGCAGGAGACAATGCCGAGTTTGTGTTCTTGGACATGGGTCGATGCACATTCCTCTTGGACATCAAGCGCAGAACAATGCATAAGGTGTATGAGAAGGAAGACGGTGATAAATTTTTCTGTGAAATCCATCCTCTTATGATGATTTGGCCTCCCGTATTTCCTGCACTCAAAAATGATCCTACAAG AAATGCCATGCTCAGGCTGAAGATCAAGGATATGGATGGACACTAG
- the LOC123140744 gene encoding uncharacterized protein isoform X2, with translation MAAISKVLEDDDLLSEILIRTIFTTTLLNSALVCTRWLAHASNRAFLHRFREIHPPRLLGFYINKGQNTPHFIPILPQPRELTAVIRRSTSSLGSYQRVPSVPTYILGCRNSNVLIRQHDKIGTTFAVQNVVCPERGMDILPPFPRPQSPYLFDGTAYSRIMSKEEGNALSYLYVLMHQTTDGKHRVYIYILKHGIWRMNHSLIIQQPPRPWSVLKSVLSNNKIYVPAGWSNIIVLDLAASSFSIIELPEGMEYGERNTILSQADDVAGVYLIHVKKFQLRIWLHNGQETMPSLCSWTGVNAHSSWTSSAEQCIRCMRRKTVINFSVKSILL, from the exons ATGGCGGCGATATCCAAGGTGCTCGAGGACGACGACCTCCTCAGTGAGATCCTCATCCGCACCATCTTCACCACCACCCTTCTCAACTCCGCCCTCGTATGCACACGTTGGCTCGCCCATGCCTCCAACCGCGCCTTCCTCCATCGATTTCGTGAGATCCACCCGCCCCGCCTTcttggcttctacatcaacaaagGTCAGAACACCCCGCACTTCATCCCAATATTGCCTCAGCCCCGTGAACTCACTGCTGTCATCCGTCGCTCAACCTCTAGCTTGGGCTCCTATCAGAGAGTACCGTCGGTACCAACCTACATCCTTGGTTGCCGGAATAGCAACGTCCTCATTAGGCAGCATGATAAAATTGGAACCACGTTTGCAGTGCAAAACGTGGTGTGTCCTGAGAGAGGCATGGACATCCTCCCACCATTTCCACGCCCCCAATCTCCGTACttatttgacggtactgcttactCTAGAATCATGTCCAAAGAAGAGGGCAATGCCTTGTCTTACTTGTATGTGTTGATGCACCAAACAACGGATGGAAAACATAGGGTATACATATATATCTTGAAACATGGCATATGGCGCATGAATCATAGCTTGATCATACAGCAGCCCCCTCGTCCATGGTCAGTACTTAAATCTGTGTTGTCCAACAATAAAATCTACGTGCCAGCTGGCTGGAGCAACATTATTGTCTTGGATTTGGCGGCCTCGAGTTTCTCCATAATTGAGCTCCCAGAAGGGATGGAGTATGGTGAGAGAAACACCATATTGTCACAGGCTGATGATGTTGCTGGTGTATATCTTATCCATGTCAAGAAGTTTCAACTTCGCATCTGGCTCCACAATGG GCAGGAGACAATGCCGAGTTTGTGTTCTTGGACAGGGGTCAATGCACATTCCTCTTGGACATCAAGCGCAGAACAATGCATAAGGTGTATGAGAAGGAAGACGGTGATAAATTTTTCTGTGAAATCCATCCTCTTATGA